GAAGGGCGAGGTCGAGCTCGATGCCTCCGCCGTGCCGCTGCACTCCTCGCGGGTCGTCCGCACGGGCAGCGACGTGACGCTCGTCGGGCACGGTGCGATGGTCACCACGCTCCTGCAGGCCGCGGCGCTCGCCGAGGCCGAGGGCACGAGCTGCGAGGTCGTCGACGTGCGCTCGCTGTCGCCGGTCGACTACGAGCCCATCCTCGATTCGGTGCGCAAGACCGGACGCATGGTCTACGCGCAGGAGGCCCAGGGCTTCGGCAGCATCGGTGGCGAGATCGCGGCGACCGTGATGGAGCGCGCGTTCTATGCGCTCGAGGCGCCGGTGCTGCGCGTCTCGGGCTACGACACCCCGTTCCCGCCGGCGAAGCTCGAAGGCGCGTACCTCCCTGATGCCGACCGCATCCTCGAGGCCGTCGATCGCTCCCTGGCATACTGACATCCCCGCTCGGCCGAAAGGACTCGTCATGAGCACGCAGAACTTCACCCTCCCCGATGTCGGGGAAGGGCTGACCGAGGCCGAGATCGTGGCCTGGAAGGTCGCCCCCGGCGACACGGTCGCTATCAACGACGTGGTCTGCGAGATCGAGACGGCCAAGTCTCTCGTCGAGCTGCCGTCGCCGCACGCCGGTGTGGTGGGCGAGCTGCTCGTCGCGGAGGGCACGACGGTCGAGGTCGGAACGCCCATCATCACGTTCGTCACGGAACCCGCTGCCGGTGCTCCGGTCGCTGCTGCTCCCGCCGCCCCGGCGGCGGAAGAGGGCGGCGGCTCGGTGCTGGTCGGCTACGGCACGGGAGGCGGGGCCACCTCGCGTCGCAAGCGCGCGGCCGAGCGTCCGGTGCGCTCCTCGGTCGGCGTGATTGCGAAGCCCCCGATCCGCAAGCTCGCCCGCGACCTCGGCGTCGACCTCACCGCGGTCGCCGCGACCGGCTCCGACGGCGAGGTCACGAGAGACGACGTCATGAAGCACGCCTCGCAGGCGAGTGTCTTCCGCAACATCGAGACTCCCGAGTGGGGGACCGTGCGCGAGGAGACCGTGCCCGCACCCCAGCCTGCTCCGGCAGGGCTCGCGCGAGGACTCACTCCGACCCAGCCTTCGGCTGCCGGCGATGACCGCACCGAGTCGATCCCGGTCAAGGGTGTGCGCAAGGCCACGTCTTCGGCGATGGTGCAGAGCGCGTACTCGGCCCCGCACGTGACCGTGTGGAAGGAGATCGACGCCAGCCGCACGATGGAGCTCGTCAAGCGCCTCAAGGCCTCGCCCGACTACGCCGACATCCGCGTCTCGCCGTTGCTGATCATGGCCCGCGCCGTGATCTGGGCCGCCCGCCGCACGCCCATGGTGAATGCGGCCTGGATCGAGACCGAAGCCGGCGCCGAGATCGCCGTGCGCCACTACGTGAACCTCGGTATCGCCGCCGCGACCCCGCGCGGCCTGCTCGTGCCGAACATCAAGGACGCGCAGGACCTCGGCATGAAGGACCTGGCGCGGGCGCTGAACCGCCTGACGCTCACGGCGCGCGAGGGCAAGACCCCGCCGGCCGATCAGCAGGGCGGCACGATCACCATCACGAACATCGGTGTGTTCGGGATGGATGCCGGAACCCCGATCATCAACCCCGGCGAGGCCGGCATCGTGGCGATGGGCACCATCAGCCAGAAGCCGTGGGTCGTCGACGGTGAGGTGCGTCCTCGTTGGGTGACGACGGTCGCAGGGTCCTTCGACCACCGCGTGATCGACGGCGACGGCATGAGCCGCTTCATCGCCGACGTGGCATCGGTCTTGGAGGAGCCGGCGCTGCTCGTGGACTGATATCGGACGTGAGGAGGTGCATTGGCGCACTCAGATGAAGGCTTTTGATCTTCGAACGCGCGCGAGCCGCCTATAGATCTTGATGTGACCGGAATGCGCCACTCTGCGTTCACCTAGTATCGGGAGGTGACGCCTAGTTAGATCAGGCCAGGGACAGGGGCATGCATGGCAACGAAGGCACGCATCGGCGCGGGCTTCACGCTCGGGGGGGAACAAGCGGAAGCTGATCCGCTCTCTGAGGGAGCGTTTGTCGAGTCCGGTCTGTACAGCGTGATTGCCAATCGTCAGGATCCGCGGTGTTTCGTGATCGGGCGGACCGGGTCAGGAAAGTCGGCGGCGCTACAGCACCTCGAAGAAGTCGAAGCAGACCGAGTCATTCGCATCTCGCCCGAAGACTTGTCTTTGCCCTACATCACCGACCTTCAGGTGATTCGTTTCATGGACTCGCTCAACGTCAAGCTCGACCTCTTCTGGATCGCGCTTTGGAAGCACGTGCTCCTCGTCGAGATCATTCGGCATCGCTACGGAGTTAACTCCCCCGAAACGAAGCAGCGCTTCATGGCGACCCTCCGCGACCGCCTCATTCGACAACCGGGGAAGCAGGCGGCGCTTGACTACCTCGAAGAGTTTGAAGGCAAGTTTTGGTGCGATACAGATGAGCGAGTTCGAGAGATCACCGATCGCTTCACAGAGCGCCTCGGTTTCGAAGGCGGCCTTAGCGCCGCGGCCGCTGGCTTCGGTGGCAAGCTCTCGTCTTCGGATGTAACGGAGCAGACGACCGAGTCGCGGGCGGAAATGGCCGACCGTTATCAGCGAATCGTCAATGAGACGCAGTTGGCGAAGCTCAATCAGATGCTCGCGGTACTGAACGACGAGATTCTGGATGAGGCGAACTTCACGTACATCGTGGTTGATGACCTCGACAGGGATTGGGTTGACGAACGTCTCTCTAATGACCTGATCAGGTGTCTTTTCAGAACTGTCCTCGACATGCAACGCGTCAGCAACCTCAAGATCGTTGTGGCGCTCCGGTCCAACATTTTTCAGGAGTTGGACTTTGGAGCAAGCGGGGGTCAAGAGGAGAAGTTTCGGGCGCTGATCCTTGAGATGCGATGGACGGAGCCGCTCCTTGAGGAGATTCTGAATGAGCGGGTGCGCGTTGCTGCCGCTAATTCATCGCTTGACGCCAGAGCATTTCGGGACCTAACACCGCAGCCGAACAACACGCGTGGGAATCCGATCCACTACATGCTTCAGCGGACGTTGCTTCGCCCCCGAGACGCGATTGCATACGCGAATCAGTGTTTCGCGGCTGCTGCGGGCAAGCATCGGATTGCCTGGGAAGATATCCATTCTGCGGAACGCCAATACTCGGCAAATCGCCTCCTCGCGCTACGGGATGAGTGGAAGCCAACGTACCCAGGCATCGACGAGGTGGTGATGAAGTTCAAAGGTGCGCCAGCGCGCATGAGCAAGATAGAGCTCCAGACGCGTCTCGATGACTGCATGCTCTTGATGACCTCTCCGGAGTTCTCGGGGGTGAGGTGGATGACGGAGCTCTCCCGTGCGATGTGGGGTTCCAGTGCGGAACACAGCTGGTTCGAGCTCTATCAGCCATTGCTAGCTCTTCTCTACCGCATTGGACTCGTCGGCTGCGCTGTGGGGACGAGCGCGGCTCCACTTTTCGTCGGTGACGACCCGCTGCTCGTCGACGCTCAATCGACCGTCGATCGATGCGAGTACTTTCACGTACATCGCATGTTTCACAAGGCACTCGATGTAACCCGCGCAGGAGATCGGCAGACGACGTAGGCGACGCGCAAGTAGGCCATGGTCAACTGCTCGTGGACTGACCCCGCGTCAGGCGCTCTGGCGC
The DNA window shown above is from Microbacterium maritypicum and carries:
- a CDS encoding dihydrolipoamide acetyltransferase family protein, giving the protein MSTQNFTLPDVGEGLTEAEIVAWKVAPGDTVAINDVVCEIETAKSLVELPSPHAGVVGELLVAEGTTVEVGTPIITFVTEPAAGAPVAAAPAAPAAEEGGGSVLVGYGTGGGATSRRKRAAERPVRSSVGVIAKPPIRKLARDLGVDLTAVAATGSDGEVTRDDVMKHASQASVFRNIETPEWGTVREETVPAPQPAPAGLARGLTPTQPSAAGDDRTESIPVKGVRKATSSAMVQSAYSAPHVTVWKEIDASRTMELVKRLKASPDYADIRVSPLLIMARAVIWAARRTPMVNAAWIETEAGAEIAVRHYVNLGIAAATPRGLLVPNIKDAQDLGMKDLARALNRLTLTAREGKTPPADQQGGTITITNIGVFGMDAGTPIINPGEAGIVAMGTISQKPWVVDGEVRPRWVTTVAGSFDHRVIDGDGMSRFIADVASVLEEPALLVD
- a CDS encoding P-loop ATPase, Sll1717 family codes for the protein MATKARIGAGFTLGGEQAEADPLSEGAFVESGLYSVIANRQDPRCFVIGRTGSGKSAALQHLEEVEADRVIRISPEDLSLPYITDLQVIRFMDSLNVKLDLFWIALWKHVLLVEIIRHRYGVNSPETKQRFMATLRDRLIRQPGKQAALDYLEEFEGKFWCDTDERVREITDRFTERLGFEGGLSAAAAGFGGKLSSSDVTEQTTESRAEMADRYQRIVNETQLAKLNQMLAVLNDEILDEANFTYIVVDDLDRDWVDERLSNDLIRCLFRTVLDMQRVSNLKIVVALRSNIFQELDFGASGGQEEKFRALILEMRWTEPLLEEILNERVRVAAANSSLDARAFRDLTPQPNNTRGNPIHYMLQRTLLRPRDAIAYANQCFAAAAGKHRIAWEDIHSAERQYSANRLLALRDEWKPTYPGIDEVVMKFKGAPARMSKIELQTRLDDCMLLMTSPEFSGVRWMTELSRAMWGSSAEHSWFELYQPLLALLYRIGLVGCAVGTSAAPLFVGDDPLLVDAQSTVDRCEYFHVHRMFHKALDVTRAGDRQTT